One Triticum dicoccoides isolate Atlit2015 ecotype Zavitan chromosome 4B, WEW_v2.0, whole genome shotgun sequence genomic window carries:
- the LOC119293825 gene encoding UDP-glucose flavonoid 3-O-glucosyltransferase 7-like — translation MRQSAASPAGDAPPRMYFIPFPTPGHALPMSDLARLFASRGADATLVLTHANAARLGGPVARAAAAGLRIRVHALPLPAEAAGLTGGHESADDLPTREDAGPFAVAVDLLAPLFADLLRCHPADAVVFDGVLPWAATAAAELGISRYAFTGTGCFALSVQRSLLLHTPQETVASPTEPFLVPGLPDAVRLTRSRLAEATLPGADSREFLNRMFDIERATAGWVVNSFADLEARYMEHYEKDTGKPVFAVGPVCLVNRDGDDVLERGRGGEPGAAAEAARVLSWLDTKPARSVVYVCFGSLTRFPREQVTELGMGLADSGANFVWVVGDKNAPPLPDVDAAAGGRGLVVRGWAPQVAVLRHAAVGAFVTHCGWGAVTEAAAAGVPVVTWPVFAEQFYNEALVVGIAGTGVGAGAERGYVWGGEELGGVVVGREKVAERVRAAMADEGLRRKAGEVGESARRAVAVGGSSYVAVGALLDDVRRRRRHGG, via the coding sequence ATGCGGCAGTCGGCGGCATCACCGGCGGGCGACGCGCCGCCGCGCATGTACTTCATCCCGTTCCCGACGCCGGGCCACGCGCTGCCGATGTCCGACCTGGCCCGCCTCTTCGCATCGCGCGGCGCCGACGCCACCCTCGTCCTCACGCACGCCAACGCCGCCAGGCTCGGCGGCCCCGTGGCCCGCGCGGCCGCCGCGGGTCTCCGCATCCGCGTCCACGCGTTGCCCTTGCCCGCCGAGGCCGCGGGGCTCACGGGCGGGCACGAGAGCGCCGACGACCTCCCCACCCGCGAGGACGCGGGCCCGTTCGCCGTCGCGGTTGACCTCCTCGCGCCTCTCTTCGCCGACCTCCTGCGTTGCCACCCCGCCGACGCTGTCGTCTTCGACGGCGTCCTCCCgtgggccgccaccgccgccgccgagctcggcaTCTCGCGGTACGCGTTCACCGGCACGGGCTGCTTCGCGCTCTCGGTGCAGCGGtccctactcctccacaccccgcaGGAGACGGTCGCGTCGCCAACGGAGCCGTTCCTCGTGCCGGGCCTCCCGGACGCGGTGCGGCTCACCAGGTCGAGGCTCGCCGAGGCGACGCTCCCCGGCGCGGACTCGCGGGAGTTCTTGAACCGCATGTTCGACATCGAGCGCGCCACGGCCGGCTGGGTCGTCAACTCGTTCGCCGACCTCGAGGCGAGGTACATGGAGCATTACGAGAAGGACACCGGGAAGCCGGTGTTCGCCGTTGGGCCGGTCTGCCTCGTTAACAGGGACGGCGACGACGTCCTGGAGCGCGGCCGCGGCGGGGAGCCGGGTGCCGCCGCGGAGGCCGCACGCGTCCTGAGCTGGCTCGACACGAAGCCCGCGCGGTCGGTGGTGTACGTCTGCTTCGGCAGCCTCACCCGCTTCCCGCGCGAGCAGGTGACGGAGCTCGGCATGGGCCTCGCGGACTCCGGCGCGAACTTCGTGTGGGTCGTCGGGGACAAGAACGCTCCGCCGCTCCCCGACGTGGACGCCGCGGCGGGTGGCCGCGGGCTGGTGGTCAGGGGGTGGGCACCGCAGGTGGCGGTGCTGAGGCACGCGGCTGTTGGCGCGTTCGTGACGCACTGCGGGTGGGGCGCGgtgaccgaggcggcggcggctggtgtcCCGGTGGTGACATGGCCGGTTTTCGCGGAGCAGTTCTACAACGAGGCGCTGGTGGTGGGCATCGCCGGCACGGGCGTCGGCGCCGGCGCGGAGAGGGGGTACGTGTGGGGAGGCGAGGAGCTGGGCGGGGTGGTGGTGGGCAGGGAGAAGGTGGCGGAAAGGGTCCGCGCGGCGATGGCCGACGAGGGACTGCGACGGAAGGCAGGGGAGGTCGGGGAGAGCGCGCGGCGGGCCGTGGCGGTGGGAGGTTCTTCGTACGTGGCCGTTGGGGCGCTGCTGGATGATgtgcggcgccggcgccggcacgGGGGTTGA
- the LOC119291234 gene encoding B3 domain-containing protein Os03g0212300-like, protein MEEEKAFPIDSSGFEFFIIMLSKSLKKLRLPDKFAKVLAGREPREVKLREAGSGRRSLWDVKVVLDADGHMYLGRGWEQFARAHDLRLGYFLVFSFDGDAVLTVKVFDMSMCRRHYQRDDDASSGSSSDSSSSAETEVDDAPTSQFTIRLSGCNFLEKQQQYLNVPLEFHEAHGYAQRSKVLLRMSGKSWPVTLKHTAFRYGWHQFLVDNRLTVGDTCFFRALRGSDGEDHELKVQVRKLDGSFVE, encoded by the exons ATGGAAGAGGAGAAGGCCTTTCCCATTGACTCGTCAGGTTTCGAGTTCTTCATCATCATGCTCTCCAAGTCCTTGAAGAAACTG AGGCTGCCGGACAAGTTCGCCAAGGTGCTCGCCGGACGTGAGCCCCGGGAAGTGAAGCTGCGGGAGGCCGGCAGCGGGCGCCGCAGCCTGTGGGACGTGAAGGTGGTGCTGGAcgccgacggccacatgtacctaggGCGCGGCTGGGAGCAGTTCGCCCGCGCGCACGACCTGCGGCTCGGCTACTTCCTCGTGTTCAGCTTCGACGGCGACGCCGTGCTCACCGTCAAGGTGTTCGACATGAGCATGTGCCGCAGGCACTACCAGCGCGACGACGATGCCA GCAGCGGGAGCAGCAGCGACAGCAGCAGCTCGGCGGAGACGGAGGTCGACGACGCTCCGACGTCGCAGTTCACGATCAGGCTGAGCGGCTGCAACTTCCTCGAGAAGCAGCAGCAGTATCTG AACGTGCCGCTGGAGTTCCATGAGGCGCACGGGTACGCGCAGAGGAGCAAGGTGCTGCTGCGGATGAGCGGCAAGTCGTGGCCCGTGACCCTGAAGCACACCGCCTTCAGGTACGGGTGGCACCAGTTCCTGGTGGACAACCGCCTCACCGTCGGCGACACCTGCTTCTTCCGTGCGCTCCGCGGGAGCGACGGCGAGGACCACGAGCTCAAGGTGCAGGTCCGCAAGCTggacggctccttcgtggagtga
- the LOC119293823 gene encoding trypsin/alpha-amylase inhibitor CMX1/CMX3-like — protein MAFKHQLILSTAILLAVLAAASASFRDRCVPGREIPYESLNACREYAVRQTCGYYLSAERLKRQCCDELSKVPELCRCEVLHILMDGRVTKEGVVKGSLLKDMSGCKKLTREFIAGIVGREECNLETVFGRYHYCPTQYPEVVV, from the coding sequence ATGGCGTTCAAGCACCAGCTCATCCTCTCGACCGCCATCCTGCTCGCCGTACTTGCCGCGGCGTCGGCCAGCTTCAGGGACCGATGCGTCCCAGGGCGGGAGATCCCATACGAGTCGCTTAACGCCTGCCGCGAGTACGCGGTCAGACAAACATGCGGCTACTACCTCTCCGCCGAGAGGCTGAagaggcagtgctgcgacgaactgtcCAAGGTCCCGGAGTTGTGCCGGTGCGAGGTGCTGCACATCCTCATGGATGGGAGAGTGACTAAGGAGGGTGTGGTTAAGGGCAGCCTCCTCAAGGACATGTCCGGATGCAAAAAGTTGACGAGGGAGTTCATCGCGGGCATCGTCGGGCGGGAGGAGTGCAACTTAGAGACTGTCTTCGGGCGGTACCATTACTGCCCGACCCAATATCCTGAAGTGGTCGTGTAA
- the LOC119291235 gene encoding tyrosine-specific transport protein 2-like, which yields MFLCCRRHLTFSPLTAVPSPSGHRPLKPRTLRAPILASKNPPPRPWPLPRRQWRWRCSNTDAAQPPPVVEASVSGDGEKKSFWAAVSLIIGTAVGPGMLALPSATIRSGPVPSTVAILLSWAYVVSSIVLVAELSFAAMESGGVDEVSFTGLASSTLGATFGGVVAVVYAALSFSLMVACVAGIGSLVSQLFPAVNPVLANALFPCFAGVLIAFFPFKAVDGVNRVLCGLMLVSITSLVVTGVSVGRSSMLNSLGYACWSPGAILPAIPVTVLTLGFHVITPFICKIVGDSVYDARRAILIGGAVPLVMVLSWNAVILGLAGATGSARFDGPIKLLLSVNPAALAPVRGFAFAALATSLIGYAVSFPKQLEDTLQLIVNRFSPKQGSVELSNAGGGHGRNEVVLTLAVLIIPIFIVSFFSTAFAKALDFAGIYANCFLFGILPPAMAWIHRSRKKRSPGSCEDILPGGNAALLVLFIVAVILAFRH from the exons ATGTTCCTCTGCTGCCGCCGCCACCTCACCTTCTCACCGCTCACCGCCGTGCCCTCTCCCAGTGGACACCGCCCTCTCAAGCCAAGAACGCTCAGAGCCCCAATCCTAGCATCCAAGAACCCCCCACCACGGCCATGGCCACTGCCAAGGCGGCAATGGCGGTGGCGGTGCAGCAACACCGATGCCGCCCAACCGCCACCCGTCGTCGAGGCCAGTGTGTCCGGCGACGGCGAGAAGAAGAGCTTCTGGGCGGCGGTGAGCCTCATCATCGGCACGGCGGTCGGGCCAGGCATGCTGGCGCTGCCGTCGGCCACCATCCGCTCCGGTCCGGTCCCCTCCACCGTGGCCATCCTGCTCTCCTGGGCCTACGTCGTGTCTTCCATCGTCCTCGTCGCCGAGCTCAGCTTCGCGGCCATGGAGAGTGGGGGCGTGGACGAGGTCAGCTTCACAGGACTTGCGTCGAGCACCTTGGGGGCAACCTTTGGCGGTGTCGTTGCCGTCGTCTACGCTGCGCTGAGCTTCTCCCTGATGGTCGCCTGCGTAGCCGGCATCGGCTCGCTGGTCTCCCAGCTCTTCCCCGCGGTGAATCCGGTCTTGGCGAACGCGCTCTTCCCGTGCTTCGCCGGGGTGCTCATCGCGTTCTTCCCGTTCAAGGCTGTCGATGGCGTCAACCGCGTCCTGTGCGGCCTGATGCTCGTCTCGATCACGTCGCTTGTGGTGACAGGCGTCTCCGTCGGCCGGAGCAGCATGCTGAATTCGCTTGGCTACGCGTGCTGGAGCCCTGGTGCCATCTTGCCGGCCATTCCGGTCACCGTGCTCACGCTTGGGTTCCACGTGATCACGCCATTCATCTGCAAGATTGTAGGTGACTCGGTGTATGATGCACGCAGGGCAATTCTCATTGGGGGTGCTGTACCATTGGTCATGGTTTTGTCATGGAATGCTGTCATTCTAGGATTGGCAGGTGCGACCGGCAGTGCAAGGTTCGATGGCCCTATTAAGCTTCTTCTCTCGGTGAATCCAGCAGCATTGGCTCCTGTTCGAGGCTTTGCGTTTGCTGCATTGGCGACGAGCTTGATAGGATATGCAGTCAGCTTCCCGAAGCAGTTGGAAGACACTTTGCAGTTGATTGTTAACAGATTTTCTCCGAAGCAAGGAAGTGTGGAGTTGTCCAATGCTGGTGGTGGTCATGGCAGGAACGAGGTGGTTCTTACGTTGGCAGTGCTGATCATTCCCATATTTATTGTATCATTCTTCTCAACAGCGTTTGCCAAGGCATTAGATTTTGCCGGGATTTATGCAAACTGCTTCTTGTTTGGGATCCTGCCTCCTGCAATGGCCTGGATTCATCGGTCACGGAAGAAGAG GTCACCTGGTTCATGTGAAGATATTTTGCCTGGTGGGAATGCTGCTCTCTTGGTACTTTTCATCGTTGCGGTTATCCTAGCATTCCGGCATTAA
- the LOC119291232 gene encoding plant intracellular Ras-group-related LRR protein 7 isoform X2 codes for MGCCSSRSSDSPATRVTRWRSTGIVALRDAKLKVVPHEVLQVGNSLRTLDLTNNKIVEVPQEVGTIVNMQRLVLAVGSLSNLQQLTVSQNSLLCLPKSVGDLCNMLLLNVSDNKLNALPESIGGCKSLEELQANGNTIEDVPSSICNLACLKSVSLNGNKIRQLPPNLLKDCKALQNLSLHSNPISMDQFQQMDGFGEFEARRRKKFDKQIDSNVMMGSTALDEGIDLC; via the exons atgggcTGCTGCAGCAGCCGGAGCTCGGACTCGCCGGCCACCCGCGTCACGCGCTGGCGCTCCACCGGGATCGTCGCCCTCCGGGACGCCAAACTGAAG GTGGTACCACATGAAGTTCTGCAAGTGGGAAATTCCCTTAGAACTCTGGATTTGACAAATAACAAGATAG TTGAGGTTCCCCAGGAAGTTGGTACCATTGTGAATATGCAAAGGCTG GTTTTGGCTG TGGGTTCTCTGTCAAATCTTCAGCAGCTTACAGTTTCTCAGAATTCTTTACTGTGCCTACCTAAAAGTGTTGGGGATTTGTGCAAT ATGCTGCTACTCAATGTATCTGATAACAAACTAAATGCCCTTCCCGAATCAATAGGAGGCTGCAAGTCCCTGGAAGAATTGCAGGCTAATG GAAATACAATCGAAGATGTGCCCTCATCAATTTGCAACCTTGCTTGCCTCAAATCTGTATCATTGAATGGAAACAAAATTCGTCAG CTTCCCCCAAACTTGCTGAAGGATTGCAAGGCTCTTCAGAACTTGTCACTGCACAGCAACCCAATCTCgatggaccagtttcagcaa ATGGATGGATTCGGGGAGTTTGAAGCACGCAGAAGGAAGAAGTTTGACAAGCAGATTGATTCAAATGTGATGATGGGCTCCACAGCCCTGGATGAAGGCATTGATTTATGCTAG
- the LOC119291232 gene encoding plant intracellular Ras-group-related LRR protein 7 isoform X1 encodes MGCCSSRSSDSPATRVTRWRSTGIVALRDAKLKVVPHEVLQVGNSLRTLDLTNNKIVEVPQEVGTIVNMQRLVLAGNLIENIPANIGYLRNLKILTLDRNRITVLPEELGSLSNLQQLTVSQNSLLCLPKSVGDLCNMLLLNVSDNKLNALPESIGGCKSLEELQANGNTIEDVPSSICNLACLKSVSLNGNKIRQLPPNLLKDCKALQNLSLHSNPISMDQFQQMDGFGEFEARRRKKFDKQIDSNVMMGSTALDEGIDLC; translated from the exons atgggcTGCTGCAGCAGCCGGAGCTCGGACTCGCCGGCCACCCGCGTCACGCGCTGGCGCTCCACCGGGATCGTCGCCCTCCGGGACGCCAAACTGAAG GTGGTACCACATGAAGTTCTGCAAGTGGGAAATTCCCTTAGAACTCTGGATTTGACAAATAACAAGATAG TTGAGGTTCCCCAGGAAGTTGGTACCATTGTGAATATGCAAAGGCTG GTTTTGGCTGGTAATTTGATTGAAAACATTCCAGCTAATATTGGATACCTGCGGAACCTTAAAATCCTCACGCTTGACAGAAATAGGATCACTGTCTTGCCTGAAGAAT TGGGTTCTCTGTCAAATCTTCAGCAGCTTACAGTTTCTCAGAATTCTTTACTGTGCCTACCTAAAAGTGTTGGGGATTTGTGCAAT ATGCTGCTACTCAATGTATCTGATAACAAACTAAATGCCCTTCCCGAATCAATAGGAGGCTGCAAGTCCCTGGAAGAATTGCAGGCTAATG GAAATACAATCGAAGATGTGCCCTCATCAATTTGCAACCTTGCTTGCCTCAAATCTGTATCATTGAATGGAAACAAAATTCGTCAG CTTCCCCCAAACTTGCTGAAGGATTGCAAGGCTCTTCAGAACTTGTCACTGCACAGCAACCCAATCTCgatggaccagtttcagcaa ATGGATGGATTCGGGGAGTTTGAAGCACGCAGAAGGAAGAAGTTTGACAAGCAGATTGATTCAAATGTGATGATGGGCTCCACAGCCCTGGATGAAGGCATTGATTTATGCTAG